A region from the Cervus elaphus chromosome 10, mCerEla1.1, whole genome shotgun sequence genome encodes:
- the NTAN1 gene encoding protein N-terminal asparagine amidohydrolase isoform X1 produces the protein MPLLVDGRRVRLPQSAGDLVRAHPLLEERARLLRGQSVQQVGPQGLLYVQQRELAVTSPKDGSISILGSDDATTCHIVVLRHTGNGATCLTHCDGSDTKAEVPLIMNAIKSFSDHTRCGRLEAHLVGGFNDDRQLSQKLTHQLLSEFDRQEDDIHLVTLCVTELNDREENESHFPVIYGIAVNVKTAEIYRASFQDRGPEEELRAARALTGGPMISIYDAKTEQLRIGPYSWTPFPHVDFWLQQEDKQILENLSTSPLAEPPHFVEHIRSTLMFLKKHPSPANTLFPGNKALLYKKNEDGLWEKISSPGS, from the exons ATGCCGCTGCTCGTGGACGGGCGGCGAGTGCGGCTGCCGCAGTCCGCCGGGGACCTGGTCCGAGCCCACCCGCTTCTGGAG gaAAGAGCCAGACTTCTCAGAGGTCAGTCTGTTCAACAAGTGGGACCCCAGGGCCTTCTGTATGTTCAGCAAAGAGAGCTTGCAGTGACCTCCCCAAAGGATG gcTCCATCTCCATTCTGGGTTCTGATGATGCCACCACTTGTCACATTGTGGTCCTGAGGCACACAG GTAATGGGGCTACCTGCTTGACCCACTGTGACGGAAGCGACACCAAAGCTGAGGTCCCCTTGATCATGAACGCCATAAAATCCTTTTCCGACCACACTCGATGTGGAAG GCTGGAAGCGCACCTTGTGGGAGGCTTCAATGACGACAGGCAGTTGTCACAGAAACTGACTCATCAGCTCCTTA GTGAATTTGACAGACAGGAAGACGACATTCATTTGGTGACACTGTGTGTGACAG aATTAAATGACCGGGAGGAAAATGAAAGCCACTTCCCAGTAATTTACGGCATTG CTGTCAATGTCAAAACTGCGGAGATCTACAGAGCCTCCTTCCAAGACCGAGGTCCGGAGGAGGAGCTGCGGGCCGCCCGAGCTTTAACAGGAGGACCA ATGATTAGCATTTACGATGCAAAGACAGAGCAACTTCGTATAGGACCGTATTCCTGGACACCGTTTCCCCACGTGGATTTCTGGTTGCAGCAAGAGGATAAGCAGATACTAGAG AACCTTTCCACGTCACCCCTGGCTGAGCCCCCCCACTTTGTTGAACATATTAGATCTACcttgatgtttttaaagaaacaccCTTCTCCAGCTAACACACTGTTTCCTGGGAACAAGGCTCTACTCtacaaaaaaaatgaagatggctTATGGGAAAAGATCTCTTCCCCCGGAAGCTAA
- the NTAN1 gene encoding protein N-terminal asparagine amidohydrolase isoform X2 codes for MNAIKSFSDHTRCGRLEAHLVGGFNDDRQLSQKLTHQLLSEFDRQEDDIHLVTLCVTELNDREENESHFPVIYGIAVNVKTAEIYRASFQDRGPEEELRAARALTGGPMISIYDAKTEQLRIGPYSWTPFPHVDFWLQQEDKQILENLSTSPLAEPPHFVEHIRSTLMFLKKHPSPANTLFPGNKALLYKKNEDGLWEKISSPGS; via the exons ATGAACGCCATAAAATCCTTTTCCGACCACACTCGATGTGGAAG GCTGGAAGCGCACCTTGTGGGAGGCTTCAATGACGACAGGCAGTTGTCACAGAAACTGACTCATCAGCTCCTTA GTGAATTTGACAGACAGGAAGACGACATTCATTTGGTGACACTGTGTGTGACAG aATTAAATGACCGGGAGGAAAATGAAAGCCACTTCCCAGTAATTTACGGCATTG CTGTCAATGTCAAAACTGCGGAGATCTACAGAGCCTCCTTCCAAGACCGAGGTCCGGAGGAGGAGCTGCGGGCCGCCCGAGCTTTAACAGGAGGACCA ATGATTAGCATTTACGATGCAAAGACAGAGCAACTTCGTATAGGACCGTATTCCTGGACACCGTTTCCCCACGTGGATTTCTGGTTGCAGCAAGAGGATAAGCAGATACTAGAG AACCTTTCCACGTCACCCCTGGCTGAGCCCCCCCACTTTGTTGAACATATTAGATCTACcttgatgtttttaaagaaacaccCTTCTCCAGCTAACACACTGTTTCCTGGGAACAAGGCTCTACTCtacaaaaaaaatgaagatggctTATGGGAAAAGATCTCTTCCCCCGGAAGCTAA